A genomic segment from uncultured Desulfuromonas sp. encodes:
- a CDS encoding alanine--glyoxylate aminotransferase family protein, whose product MAKKLFIPGPVEVSNDVFAAMSSPMIGHRMPEYAALHQSVTSQLQSLLNTPEPVFLSTSSAFGIMEGSVRNLVQKRCANFGNGAFSSKWNDVTKRCGLEADLFSAEWGQPITPEMVDEALSTGKYDAMTMVHNETSTGVMSPLAEIAEVMKKYPDVSFIVDTVSSMTAVPIDFTALGLDVCLAGVQKAFGLPPGLAVCAVSRKALDKAKTTPNRGYYFDFEEFEKNDLKHNTPSTPCISLIYGLDAQLKKMFAEGLDNRYQRHAEMAEATRAWVVKQGFGLFASEGYRSMTLTSGANDGRTDLEALKKLVGARGYAMDNGYGKIKNETFRIPHMADMSLADLEEYFALLEELLPQVRS is encoded by the coding sequence ATGGCGAAAAAACTGTTTATTCCCGGACCGGTAGAAGTCAGCAACGATGTGTTTGCAGCCATGTCTTCACCGATGATCGGCCACCGCATGCCAGAATATGCGGCTCTGCATCAAAGCGTGACCAGCCAACTGCAGAGTCTGCTCAACACCCCTGAGCCGGTGTTTCTCTCTACGTCCAGCGCCTTTGGCATCATGGAAGGGTCCGTCCGCAATCTGGTGCAGAAACGCTGCGCCAACTTCGGCAACGGCGCATTCAGTAGCAAATGGAACGATGTCACCAAGCGTTGCGGCCTCGAAGCCGACCTGTTCTCAGCTGAATGGGGTCAACCGATCACACCGGAAATGGTTGATGAGGCGCTGTCAACAGGCAAATACGACGCCATGACCATGGTGCATAACGAAACATCAACGGGTGTCATGTCACCCTTGGCAGAGATCGCCGAGGTGATGAAAAAATATCCCGACGTCTCCTTCATTGTCGATACGGTGTCGTCCATGACCGCTGTGCCCATTGATTTCACCGCTCTGGGCCTCGATGTGTGTCTGGCCGGGGTTCAGAAAGCGTTTGGTCTGCCACCGGGACTCGCGGTCTGTGCCGTGTCTCGCAAAGCACTGGATAAAGCCAAGACGACGCCTAACCGCGGCTACTACTTTGACTTTGAAGAGTTTGAGAAAAATGACCTCAAACACAATACGCCGAGCACACCGTGCATCAGCCTGATCTACGGCCTCGACGCCCAGCTGAAAAAAATGTTTGCCGAGGGACTCGATAACCGTTATCAACGCCACGCTGAAATGGCTGAAGCCACCAGAGCTTGGGTTGTGAAACAGGGCTTTGGCCTGTTTGCCTCCGAGGGCTATCGTTCCATGACTCTAACCAGCGGCGCCAATGACGGACGCACCGACCTGGAAGCCCTGAAGAAACTGGTTGGTGCGCGCGGTTATGCCATGGATAACGGCTACGGCAAAATCAAGAACGAAACCTTCCGTATTCCCCATATGGCGGACATGAGTCTGGCTGATCTGGAGGAATATTTCGCGTTGCTGGAAGAGCTGTTGCCGCAAGTGCGCAGCTAA
- a CDS encoding co-chaperone GroES, protein MNIRPLQDRLIVECVEEETTTAGGIIIPDTASKEKPQEGVVVAAGKGKVTSEGKVLGMDVKVGDRVLFGKYAGSEIKVDGKPYLMMREDDILGVLEK, encoded by the coding sequence ATGAACATCAGACCTCTGCAGGATCGCCTCATTGTTGAGTGCGTTGAAGAAGAAACCACCACGGCTGGCGGAATCATCATCCCCGACACTGCTTCCAAGGAAAAACCTCAGGAAGGCGTTGTTGTTGCAGCCGGCAAAGGCAAAGTCACCTCTGAAGGTAAAGTTCTCGGCATGGACGTCAAAGTCGGTGATCGCGTGTTGTTTGGCAAGTATGCCGGAAGCGAGATCAAAGTCGATGGCAAGCCTTACCTGATGATGCGCGAGGACGACATCCTCGGCGTGCTCGAGAAGTAA
- the groL gene encoding chaperonin GroEL (60 kDa chaperone family; promotes refolding of misfolded polypeptides especially under stressful conditions; forms two stacked rings of heptamers to form a barrel-shaped 14mer; ends can be capped by GroES; misfolded proteins enter the barrel where they are refolded when GroES binds), giving the protein MAAKEIKFSEEARASILAGVNMLANTVKVTLGPKGRNVVIDKSFGAPLITKDGVSVAREIELEDKFENMGAQLVKEVASKTSDIAGDGTTTATVLAQAIYREGVKLVTAGHNPMEIKRGIDKAVEAAVASLRELSQPIANHKEIAQVGTISANSDETIGNILAEAMDKVGKEGVITVEEAKSMETSLETVEGMQFDRGYLSPYFVSDSERMEAALDDPAILIYDKKISNMRELLPILEPVAKQGRPLVIIAEDVDGEALATLVVNKLRGTLNVVAVKAPGFGDRRKAMLEDIAILSGGQVISEEMGFKLENATEDMLGTAKRVVVDKDNTTIVDGAGSETDIQARVKVIRAQIEETSSEYDREKLQERLAKLVGGVAVVKVGAATETEMKEKKARVEDALHATRAAVEEGIVPGGGVALIRCIKAVEALEIEGEQQFGIQIVKRALEEPLRQISANAGLEGSIVVDKVKNGEGAFGLNAATDQYVDLLEAGILDPTKVTRSALQNAASVSGLMLTTEACIAEKPSEEGAMPAMPGGMGGMPGMM; this is encoded by the coding sequence ATGGCTGCAAAAGAGATTAAATTTTCCGAAGAAGCCCGTGCCAGCATTCTGGCCGGTGTAAATATGCTGGCGAACACTGTTAAAGTGACTCTGGGTCCCAAGGGCCGCAATGTTGTTATCGACAAGTCTTTCGGTGCTCCTTTGATTACGAAGGACGGTGTTTCTGTCGCACGCGAAATCGAATTGGAAGACAAATTCGAAAACATGGGTGCGCAACTGGTTAAAGAAGTCGCTTCCAAGACTTCTGATATCGCCGGTGACGGTACCACCACGGCAACGGTTCTGGCTCAGGCCATTTACCGTGAAGGCGTTAAGCTGGTCACTGCCGGTCACAACCCGATGGAGATCAAGCGTGGTATCGACAAGGCGGTAGAAGCAGCCGTTGCTTCTTTGCGTGAGCTGTCCCAACCGATCGCCAATCACAAAGAAATCGCTCAGGTCGGCACCATTTCCGCCAACAGCGATGAGACCATTGGCAACATTCTGGCCGAAGCGATGGACAAAGTAGGTAAAGAGGGTGTCATCACCGTTGAGGAAGCCAAGTCTATGGAAACCTCACTGGAAACCGTCGAAGGGATGCAGTTTGATCGTGGTTACCTGTCTCCTTACTTCGTATCCGATTCCGAGCGTATGGAAGCGGCTCTTGACGATCCCGCCATCCTGATCTACGACAAGAAAATTTCCAACATGCGTGAGCTGCTGCCGATTCTTGAGCCGGTGGCCAAGCAAGGCCGTCCTTTGGTGATCATTGCCGAGGATGTTGACGGCGAAGCACTGGCGACTCTGGTCGTCAACAAGCTGCGTGGCACCCTGAATGTTGTTGCTGTCAAAGCCCCCGGTTTCGGTGATCGTCGCAAGGCCATGCTCGAAGATATCGCCATCCTCAGCGGTGGTCAGGTGATCTCAGAGGAAATGGGCTTCAAACTGGAGAACGCCACTGAGGATATGCTCGGTACGGCTAAACGCGTTGTTGTTGACAAAGACAACACCACCATCGTCGATGGTGCCGGTAGTGAGACTGACATTCAGGCCCGCGTCAAGGTGATCCGCGCCCAGATCGAAGAGACCAGCAGTGAGTATGACCGTGAGAAGTTGCAGGAGCGCCTGGCCAAGCTGGTTGGTGGCGTTGCCGTAGTAAAAGTCGGTGCAGCCACTGAAACTGAGATGAAAGAGAAAAAAGCTCGCGTTGAAGATGCTCTGCACGCAACCCGTGCTGCTGTTGAGGAAGGGATCGTCCCTGGTGGCGGTGTGGCCCTGATCCGTTGCATCAAAGCCGTTGAAGCTCTGGAGATTGAAGGCGAGCAACAGTTTGGTATTCAGATCGTCAAGCGTGCTTTGGAAGAGCCGCTGCGTCAGATCTCTGCGAATGCCGGTCTGGAAGGTTCCATCGTTGTGGATAAAGTTAAAAACGGTGAAGGCGCATTTGGCCTCAATGCCGCAACTGATCAATACGTCGATCTGCTCGAAGCCGGTATCCTCGATCCGACTAAAGTAACCCGCAGCGCGCTGCAAAATGCCGCTTCCGTTTCCGGCCTGATGCTGACTACCGAAGCCTGCATCGCTGAGAAACCGAGCGAAGAAGGCGCAATGCCAGCTATGCCCGGCGGCATGGGCGGTATGCCCGGCATGATGTAA
- a CDS encoding ATP-binding protein translates to MADKLNHVKISVLLFTDNDAYSRCFTQAVLSYCPLSTIVHADCCQQLESMLATMKIDLVFIDARMEGPSNFGSCHINKVKSTIALVDDDVSLQVHHALVDLGVDGFVCADHFLTIALRLKEFRRLDLARELVGEYDSILLGQVSELFLLHKVVDDAAIMVATLDRDFVLVTANESFSRLCGERHLKGKALRDFLPRTVYDQDIYPALKRALAGESVCLQSLAAVSSLTPFVQLYSHPLYDFDEKIHGVSLVLNDISQLKLMQQRYQEMSREFTTLLNGISDAITLVRADGRIAWGNYASKTFFSVRLEPSTAPCCQLENSSQLCLNSDRKKEHGSSDCLVRRCLDRGEKQQGLLKSLDGRDLGVKVFPLLDDSQRVSGAIRIVSDVTESMQLKKEAEQSSRLAALGELAAGVAHEINNPNGMLAMNNGLLEEICRDMLIELSQMEGVQGCFGGFSFGDLEVELPQLFRNNRQATTNIRRIVEDLKQFTRRERERFEMVDVNEVVLAASRMVGNSLKKASHQVKIVYGEDLPPLRASFQGLEQVVINLLMNACQALTAVDQPIHVETSYDSLRGQVCLKVTDGGRGIDPDHLDKIFDPFFTTKREEGGTGLGLSVSSRIVKEHGGILRYDSQPQQGTKATVLIPVGEIL, encoded by the coding sequence ATGGCCGATAAACTCAATCATGTTAAAATCAGTGTCCTGCTCTTCACGGATAATGACGCATACAGTCGTTGCTTTACGCAAGCGGTTTTGAGTTATTGTCCTCTCAGTACAATCGTCCATGCGGATTGTTGCCAGCAGCTGGAAAGCATGCTTGCGACGATGAAAATCGATCTTGTTTTTATCGATGCCCGTATGGAAGGCCCTTCAAACTTTGGCTCCTGCCATATTAACAAAGTCAAAAGTACGATTGCATTGGTCGATGATGATGTTTCACTGCAGGTGCATCACGCCCTTGTTGATCTGGGTGTTGACGGTTTTGTCTGTGCGGATCATTTTCTGACTATCGCCTTGCGCTTAAAAGAGTTCCGACGGCTGGATTTGGCTCGCGAGCTGGTTGGCGAGTATGACAGTATTCTGCTCGGTCAGGTGTCAGAGTTGTTCCTGCTGCACAAAGTGGTTGATGATGCCGCCATTATGGTGGCAACTCTGGATAGAGATTTTGTTCTGGTTACGGCCAATGAATCGTTCAGTCGCCTGTGTGGCGAGAGGCATCTTAAAGGCAAGGCCTTGAGGGATTTTTTACCGCGCACAGTCTACGATCAGGACATCTATCCGGCATTAAAACGGGCGCTGGCAGGAGAATCCGTTTGCCTTCAATCTCTGGCGGCAGTCAGTTCCCTGACCCCCTTTGTCCAGTTGTATAGCCATCCTCTTTACGATTTTGATGAAAAAATTCACGGTGTTTCTCTGGTGTTAAATGATATCAGCCAGCTCAAGCTGATGCAGCAACGTTATCAGGAGATGTCTCGAGAATTTACCACCTTGCTTAACGGGATTTCCGATGCCATTACCTTAGTTCGTGCTGATGGTCGTATCGCCTGGGGGAACTATGCATCGAAGACTTTTTTTTCAGTCAGGCTGGAGCCTTCGACAGCACCATGTTGTCAGCTCGAAAACAGCAGCCAGCTGTGCCTGAACAGTGACAGGAAAAAAGAGCATGGCTCTTCCGACTGTTTGGTGAGACGGTGTCTGGACCGTGGAGAGAAACAGCAGGGACTGCTGAAAAGCCTTGATGGAAGAGATCTTGGCGTTAAAGTTTTTCCGTTGTTGGATGACAGCCAGCGGGTCAGTGGCGCGATCCGTATTGTCAGTGATGTGACCGAGTCGATGCAGCTGAAAAAAGAAGCCGAGCAGAGCAGCCGTCTGGCCGCTCTTGGAGAACTGGCTGCCGGCGTTGCCCATGAGATTAACAATCCCAACGGCATGCTGGCGATGAATAACGGCCTTCTTGAGGAGATCTGTCGTGATATGCTGATCGAGTTATCCCAAATGGAGGGTGTGCAAGGCTGTTTTGGCGGTTTCAGTTTTGGCGATCTAGAGGTCGAATTGCCGCAACTGTTCCGAAATAATCGCCAGGCAACCACCAATATTCGCCGGATTGTCGAAGACCTTAAGCAGTTTACCCGCCGAGAGCGGGAACGTTTTGAAATGGTCGATGTGAACGAGGTGGTGCTTGCCGCCAGCCGTATGGTGGGTAACAGCCTCAAAAAAGCCAGTCACCAGGTGAAAATCGTCTATGGCGAAGACCTTCCTCCTTTGCGTGCCAGCTTTCAGGGTTTGGAGCAGGTGGTTATCAATCTGCTGATGAACGCCTGTCAGGCTTTAACGGCAGTCGATCAGCCGATTCATGTGGAAACCTCTTATGATTCATTGAGGGGGCAGGTTTGTCTTAAGGTGACAGATGGCGGGCGAGGCATTGACCCTGACCACCTTGACAAGATTTTTGATCCGTTTTTTACCACGAAACGTGAAGAGGGAGGGACCGGTTTGGGCCTTTCTGTATCGTCACGTATTGTCAAAGAGCATGGTGGTATTTTACGTTATGATTCACAGCCGCAACAGGGAACCAAAGCGACGGTCCTGATTCCGGTGGGAGAAATTCTGTGA
- a CDS encoding U32 family peptidase, with protein sequence MKDSQEKHVPLQAELLAPAGSLEAFFAAMEAGADAVYCGLQSFSARAKAKNFSFQDIAAMTRYVHQRDRKLFVTLNTLIKEQELPELIDTLAAVEEAGVDAVILQDLGVWRVARHHFPDLELHASTQMTVHNAAGVKQLEKMGFSRGVLARELTLPEIQHIRSQTRLELEHFIHGALCFCFSGQCYFSSYLGGKSGNRGRCTQPCRRRYTQRGKDGYYFSPNDLSAIELLPALQDAGVCSFKIEGRMKSAEYVSNVVQAYRMVMDASGKQRQPAIDEARQLLKQSFGRTPTKGFLAGRQPADMATPALRGSTGRFLGEVTRATDDKLFFKSRDALNLGDRIRIQPGSDKVGTAFTIKQLWIGRKPVKQLSAGAACVSHTFKGRFKEGDAVFKVSSQKAFAMSDAACRRRLQQVGISRQPLALDVAVDSQQLILHAEVGAVRLNASYDVDLFPAQNSPLSKETLEQVFRQCGEAPFELEAFSTGVLPNMIIPPKRLKEVRRDFYQHLQVEVDKATQKNRAKSRQIALESLLPGQDVHQASSQELTVGIKDIREMRVLDSPEVDRILVPLTTAVLHRPWKVSQRQRRGVVWDLPFVIFDEEWTTYQKAVSHLIQSGFNQFRLTNLSHFELFRKYPEARLEAGYRLFCLNSEAMQAWQELGALSNELYIEDDMENIKQLLQRRGSHTIFAMVYGSIPLITSRIRIPGLKGGQPLLSDRGDGYQVVSRGGLTVLRSDNDFSLCGALTQLYDMGCSGFLVDISHLGAFSPQGKKVLDSYRQRRDLPQTSPFNFVAGME encoded by the coding sequence GTGAAAGACTCTCAGGAAAAACACGTGCCGCTCCAAGCGGAATTACTCGCTCCAGCAGGAAGTCTGGAAGCCTTTTTTGCGGCCATGGAAGCTGGTGCAGATGCCGTTTATTGCGGGTTGCAGTCCTTTTCAGCGCGAGCCAAGGCAAAAAACTTTTCCTTTCAGGATATCGCGGCCATGACCCGCTATGTGCATCAGCGCGATCGTAAGTTGTTTGTGACGCTGAACACACTGATTAAAGAGCAGGAACTGCCTGAACTGATTGATACGCTGGCCGCAGTGGAAGAGGCCGGGGTTGATGCGGTGATCCTGCAGGATCTTGGTGTATGGCGCGTAGCGCGCCACCATTTCCCTGATTTGGAATTGCATGCTTCGACACAGATGACGGTGCATAATGCCGCCGGGGTCAAGCAGCTCGAAAAGATGGGCTTCAGTCGTGGTGTGCTCGCCCGCGAATTGACCCTGCCCGAGATTCAGCATATCCGCTCCCAGACACGGCTTGAGCTGGAGCATTTTATTCACGGTGCGCTGTGCTTCTGTTTTTCCGGCCAATGCTATTTCTCGTCCTACCTTGGTGGCAAAAGTGGCAATCGTGGTCGTTGTACCCAACCCTGTCGCCGTCGCTACACTCAGCGGGGCAAGGATGGCTACTACTTCTCTCCGAATGATCTGTCGGCGATCGAGTTACTGCCGGCGCTGCAGGATGCGGGTGTCTGCAGCTTCAAAATTGAAGGGCGTATGAAGAGTGCGGAATATGTCTCTAATGTCGTCCAAGCTTATCGCATGGTTATGGATGCCAGCGGGAAACAGCGCCAACCGGCCATTGATGAAGCCCGCCAATTGCTCAAGCAGTCGTTTGGACGGACACCGACAAAAGGCTTTCTTGCCGGGCGTCAACCTGCAGATATGGCAACGCCGGCTCTGCGGGGGTCCACCGGACGTTTTCTTGGCGAGGTGACTCGCGCGACAGATGACAAATTGTTTTTCAAAAGTCGTGATGCGCTGAATCTCGGGGACAGGATTCGTATCCAGCCAGGTAGCGACAAGGTGGGCACAGCTTTCACCATCAAACAGTTATGGATCGGGCGAAAACCGGTGAAGCAACTTTCTGCCGGTGCGGCTTGTGTCAGTCACACGTTCAAAGGGCGTTTCAAAGAGGGCGATGCCGTCTTCAAAGTCTCCTCTCAAAAGGCTTTTGCCATGAGCGATGCCGCCTGTCGCAGGCGCTTGCAGCAGGTCGGAATCTCCCGACAGCCCTTGGCGCTTGATGTCGCAGTGGATAGCCAGCAGCTGATTCTTCACGCTGAAGTTGGCGCAGTTCGTCTCAATGCCTCTTATGATGTGGATCTCTTTCCGGCACAAAACAGTCCCCTGTCTAAAGAGACATTGGAACAGGTCTTTCGTCAATGCGGCGAAGCGCCATTCGAACTGGAGGCTTTTTCCACCGGGGTGCTGCCGAATATGATTATCCCACCGAAACGGCTTAAAGAGGTGCGGCGAGATTTTTATCAGCATCTACAGGTGGAAGTGGATAAAGCGACCCAGAAAAATCGGGCGAAAAGCCGTCAGATCGCATTGGAAAGCCTGTTGCCGGGACAGGATGTTCATCAGGCGTCTTCACAGGAACTGACTGTGGGGATTAAGGATATTCGTGAAATGCGTGTCCTGGATAGTCCCGAAGTCGATCGTATCCTGGTGCCGTTAACGACGGCTGTCTTGCACCGTCCGTGGAAAGTTTCTCAACGTCAGCGGCGTGGTGTTGTCTGGGATTTGCCTTTTGTCATTTTCGATGAGGAATGGACAACGTATCAAAAGGCGGTTTCCCACCTGATCCAATCTGGGTTCAATCAGTTTCGTCTGACCAATCTCAGTCATTTCGAACTGTTCAGGAAATATCCAGAAGCCAGGCTCGAAGCGGGCTATCGACTGTTCTGTCTTAACAGTGAGGCGATGCAGGCCTGGCAGGAATTGGGTGCGCTAAGCAATGAACTCTATATCGAGGACGATATGGAGAACATCAAACAGTTACTGCAACGGCGAGGTTCCCATACGATTTTTGCCATGGTCTATGGCTCGATTCCCTTGATTACCTCACGGATTCGTATTCCAGGGCTTAAAGGGGGACAACCCCTGTTGTCAGATCGAGGCGATGGATATCAGGTGGTCTCCAGGGGCGGGTTGACCGTTTTGCGTTCAGATAATGATTTTTCATTGTGTGGCGCCCTGACGCAATTGTATGACATGGGATGTAGTGGTTTTCTTGTCGATATTTCCCATTTGGGGGCGTTCAGCCCACAGGGTAAAAAGGTTCTCGACAGTTACCGCCAGCGCCGCGATTTGCCACAGACCTCGCCATTTAATTTTGTCGCTGGCATGGAGTAG